CCCGAGCCGATCTCGACCCAGGTGATTCCCCGCGATCGTCACGCGATGTTCTTCGCGACCCTCGGCGTTATCGCCAGCAGCATCGAGAATGTCGCGATCGAGATTCGCCACATGCAGCGGACCGAGGTGCTGGAGGGCGAGGAATTCTTCTCGGCCGGACAGAAGGGGTCGAGCGCAATGCCGCACAAGCGCAACCCTGTGCTGACCGAGAACCTGACCGGGCTCGCCCGCCTCGTGCGTGCCTGCGTCATCCCGGCGCTGGAGAACGTGGCGCTCTGGCACGAGCGCGACATAAGCCATTCGTCGGTCGAACGCGGCATCGCGCCGGACGCCACGGTGACCCTCGACTTCGCGCTCAACCGGCTGGCGGGCGTGATCGACAAGATGGTGATCTACCCCGAGACCATGCTGAAGAACATGCACAAGTTCAAAGGCTTGGTCATGTCGCAGCGGGTTCTTCTGGCGCTTACCCAGGCCGGCGTGTCCCGGGAGGACGCCTATCGCCTGGTGCAGCGTAACGCGATGAAGGTCTGGGAAGAGCGCAAGGACTTCAAGGAAGAACTGCTGGCCGACCCGGAAGTGACCGCGGCGCTCAGCCCGGCGGAGATCGAGGAGAAGTTCGACCTCGGCTATCACACCAAACATGTCGACACGATCTTTGCCCGGGTTTTCGGCGAAACCGGCTGAGTCGTGTTCTGACATCGCCGTGAGTTTGGAAAATACGCGGAGTGTGCTACTTTCTGTCTCACCTCATTAGGGAGATGCACCCATGACCAAGACCATCCTCTCGGCGGCCGTGCTTGCACTCGCCCCCACGCTGGCGGCCGCCGAGTGCGGCTGGAGCAAGAAGATGAACGCCAATCAGTGCGCCGACGGCCAGATCTTCGACGCGGCGTCGGGCACCTGCGTGGACCAGGCGACCAGCTGAGGCACTTAACGCCGGACACGAAAATTTACGGCGCGGGCCCTGCCCGCGCCGTTTTTCTCGCACGATTGCGGGATATTGCGCCGACGCTAACCTCGCCTTAAGGGGCCGGCGGCCATTCTCGCGCGGTTACAGTCGGAGTACCCGCTTGAACAGCCTCGCCCCCACCGCCCCGCAGGGCTACATCCGCGCGCCCGCGACTCTCAGCCAACGCCGCAAGGCGGCGATCATCGTGCGCCTAATGCTGAGCGAGGGGGTGACCCTGCCGCTGTCGGACCTGCCGCCCGCGCTTCAGGCCAACCTCGCCGACGAGCTTGCCAATCTCCGCTATATCGACGCGCCCACCCTCCAGGCGGTCGTGACGGAGTTTCTGGCCGAGCTCGAACAGGCGGGGCTGGCTTTCCCGGGCGGCGTGGACGGAGCGTTGGAGCTTTTGGGCGAACACCTCAGCCCCGAGGCGACCGCCGCCATCCAGGCCAAGACCACGGGCGACGTGCTGCCCGAGTCGTGGGT
This genomic window from Rhodovulum sp. ES.010 contains:
- the purB gene encoding adenylosuccinate lyase, with the protein product MIPRYARPEMTEIWEPATKFRIWYEIEAHACDAQAALGVIPKENAEAVWKAKDVEFDVGRIDEIEAVTKHDVIAFLTHLAEHVGSDQARFVHQGMTSSDVLDTCLNVQLARAADILLADLDKVLAALKKRAYEQKDTVRIGRSHGIHAEPTTMGLTFARFYAEMDRNKARLQAARAEIATGAISGAVGTFANIDPHVEEHVCAQMGLTPEPISTQVIPRDRHAMFFATLGVIASSIENVAIEIRHMQRTEVLEGEEFFSAGQKGSSAMPHKRNPVLTENLTGLARLVRACVIPALENVALWHERDISHSSVERGIAPDATVTLDFALNRLAGVIDKMVIYPETMLKNMHKFKGLVMSQRVLLALTQAGVSREDAYRLVQRNAMKVWEERKDFKEELLADPEVTAALSPAEIEEKFDLGYHTKHVDTIFARVFGETG